In one Gossypium hirsutum isolate 1008001.06 chromosome D09, Gossypium_hirsutum_v2.1, whole genome shotgun sequence genomic region, the following are encoded:
- the LOC107890517 gene encoding MACPF domain-containing protein At1g14780 isoform X2, giving the protein MMLKTPKILLSMVTLFRYIIYTLQHLHLYYTTELRSLFHRTGIQQRCLGRFIRTYGTHIIVGMAIGGQDLICARQNYSSTIPPSELRGYLEDLGDVMFSDGKSPSLLQRKMGDGKQKVPEVFNRILQSNTLQLASIAETSSKDGLTIICSKRGGNVFLHGHSNWLQTVPAKPEGILFKFVPITSLLTGIPGSGYLSHAINLYLRYKPAPEDLRFFLEFQVPLQWAPMFCELPLRHHRKKASCPSLQFAFLGPKIQVSSTQVSSDLKPAVGLRLYLEGKKCNRLAIHVQHLSSLPNIMTVTSGQSCRWRGSDDYKSSDQFLEPVRWKRYSNVCTSVVEHDPNWLQEVSNGVFIVTGAQLISKGKWPKTVLHLRLLYTHIPNCTIRKTEWAAPPETSRKASFLTNLSTTFSFTQRAVTGQQKPAPTTLNSGVFPEGPPAPIHAKKLLKYVDVSEVVRGPHDAPGHWLVTAAKLVNEGGKISLHVKFALLDYP; this is encoded by the exons ATGATGCTGAAGACACCAAAAATCTTGCTTTCGATGGTTACTTTATTTCGTTATATCATTTACACCTTACAGCATCTCCACTTGTACTACACGACAGAGTTAAGAAGTCTGTTCCACCGCACTGGGATCCAGCAGCGTTGTCTAG GCAGATTCATTCGGACATATGGGACACATATAATAGTCGGCATGGCTATTGGAGGTCAAGATTTAATTTGTGCCAGACAGAACTATTCCTCTACAATTCCACCTTCGGAACTCAGAGGGTATTTGGAGGATCTCGGAGATGTTATGTTTTCAGATGGGAAAAGCCCTTCATTACTACAAAGAAAAATGGGAGATGGCAAACAAAAA GTGCCGGAGGTCTTTAACCGCATTTTGCAGTCCAACACCTTACAGTTGGCCAGCATTGCAGAAACATCAAGCAAAGAT GGACTCACCATCATTTGTTCGAAAAGAGGAGGAAATGTGTTCTTGCATGGTCACTCCAACTGGCTCCAGACTGTACCTGCGAAACCTGAGGGAATTTTGTTCAAGTTCGTTCCCATTACTTCTCTTCTGACTGGGATTCCAGGAAGCGGGTATCTCAGTCATGCAATCAACTTGTATCTTCGTT ACAAGCCTGCTCCGGAGGATTTGCGGTTTTTCTTGGAGTTTCAAGTTCCACTACAGTGGGCCCCTATGTTTTGTGAGCTGCCTCTTAGGCATCATAGGAAAAAAGCTTCTTGCCCTTCCCTGCAATTTGCTTTCTTGGGTCCTAAGATACAAGTCAGCTCCACGCAG GTTTCAAGTGATCTAAAACCAGCTGTTGGCCTCCGACTGTACTTAGAAGGAAAGAAATGCAACAGGCTGGCAATACACGTGCAGCATCTCTCGAGTCTTCCGAATATAATGACGGTCACATCAGGCCAATCATGCCGATGGCGAGGTTCAGACGACTATAAATCAAGCGACCAATTTTTAGAGCCCGTTCGGTGGAAGAGATACTCAAATGTGTGCACATCTGTTGTTGAACATGACCCTAACTGGTTACAAGAAGTCTCAAATGGTGTTTTTATAGTAACCGGTGCACAGCTCATTAGTAAAGGGAAGTGGCCAAAGACAGTTTTGCACCTCCGTCTGCTTTACACGCATATACCGAACTGCACAATCCGGAAGACTGAGTGGGCTGCTCCACCAGAAACTTCTCGTAAGGCCAGTTTCCTCACAAATCTCAGCACGACTTTCTCGTTCACTCAACGGGCAGTCACCGGACAACAAAAACCAGCTCCAACCACACTTAATTCGGGCGTGTTTCCCGAAGGTCCACCAGCACCAATTCATGCCAAAAAGTTGCTTAAATATGTAGATGTATCGGAGGTCGTCCGTGGTCCACACGATGCTCCGGGACATTGGCTGGTAACAGCAGCCAAGCTAGTGAATGAAGGTGGTAAGATTAGTTTGCATGTGAAGTTTGCATTGTTGGATTATCCATGA
- the LOC107890520 gene encoding rho GDP-dissociation inhibitor 1, whose product MGGVFKQVGMNGCLSGSSRRAGPTLTTVLLPPQAPMFVDDNEAKNNNVDDENEVDEEDDDPKLKPEKELDLGPPLSLKEQLEMDKDDESLRRWKEQLLGSVDMSALGEMEAAEVKIERLSIVCRGRPDIVLPIPFVSNPKSSLFILKEGSRYRLKFSFTVSHNVVSGLNYTNTVWKSGVRVEKTKVMLVTFSPRKDPYTYELEEETTPSGLFARGSYSATTKFVDDDGKAYLDMNYHFEIKKNWPSNNS is encoded by the exons ATGGGTGGAGTTTTTAAGCAAGTTGGAATGAATGGATGTTTGAGTGGGTCATCGAGAAGAGCTGGTCCAACCCTAACCACTGTGCTATTGCCACCACAAGCGCCAATG TTTGTTGATGATAATGAAGCAAAGAACAATAATGTTGATGATGAGAATGAGgttgatgaagaagatgatgatccCAAGCTGAAACCCGAGAAGGAGTTGGATCTTGGCCCTCCTCTTTCACTCAAAGAACAGCTTGAAATGGACAAG GATGATGAAAGTCTGAGGAGATGGAAAGAACAGCTTCTTGGGAGCGTTGATATGTCTGCTCTTGGAG AGATGGAGGCGGCAGAAGTGAAGATAGAAAGGCTGTCAATCGTATGTCGGGGCCGACCAGATATTGTTTTGCCCATTCCATTTGTTTCAAACCCTAAAAGCAGCTTGTTTATACTAAAGGAAGGAAGTCGTTATCGTCTCAAATTCTCCTTCACTGTATCCCACAACGTTGTCTCTGGTCTTAACTACACTAACACTGTCTGGAAATCCGGTGTCAGAG TAGAGAAAACAAAAGTGATGTTGGTAACATTTAGCCCTCGAAAAGATCCTTACACTTATGAATTGGAAGAAGAAACCACCCCTTCTGGTTTGTTTGCTAGAGGCTCCTACTCTGCAACTACCAAG TTTGTAGATGATGATGGCAAAGCTTATTTGGATATGAATTACCACTTTGAAATCAAGAAGAACTGGCCATCAAACAACTCttga
- the LOC107890518 gene encoding phosphoglucan, water dikinase, chloroplastic has translation MGSIYLRSLHSQFLFRKQLTFRPNTAIFYPRISFSFPFSPGINRRFNPYKRLVFAVSAAPTIEEEKTRVKLSAPGKACLNICLDHQVKYGEHVVILGSAKELGSWKKQVPMSWSERGWVCDFEFDGGQSAEFKFVIVGNDKTLVWETGNNRILKLPEGGSYVIVCHWNSTGEPVKLLPLGLEDYRDKVEGVGHKPTVDASEVGTSPFVGQWQGRAASFIQSNEHHDREVERKWDTTGLKGLALKLVEEDKNARNWWRKLEVVRELIHESLEIGELLEALICSAVYLKWVNTGQIPCFEDGGHHRPNKHAEISRDIFCELEKITCRKDTSPQELLVIRKIHPCLPSFKAEFTAPVPLTRIRDIAHRNDISHDLKQEIKHTIQNKLHRNAGPEDLVSTEAMLARITKNPGEYSEAFIEQFKIFHQELKDFFNAGSLTEQLESLRESLDERGVSALAAFLECKKSLDAAAESNSVLDLIKTMLSLSALRQVIVKGLESGLKNDASDAAIAMRQKWRLCEIGLEDYTFFLLSRLHNTHEAMGGANWLADNLDTKKASSWNNPLRSLILGVHQLGLSGWKPGECAAIGSELTAWQEKGLLDKEGSEDGKRIWALRLKATLDRTRRLTEEYSEALLQIFPKKVQMLGKALEIPENSIRTYAEAEIRAGVIFQVSKLCTFLLKAVRTALGSQGWDVLVPGSVSGTLVQVETIVPGSLPSSLEGPVILMVNKAEGDEEVTTAGSNITGVILLQELPHLSHLGVRARQEKVVFVTCEDEEQVSNIQKHAGKYMRLEASSSGVNLCPSSNDRDAVSFKKNLSSNGSSAAKGVAVKVPAFNKGNFSLRLIPLAKADVLTSGAKAAACSRLASLAAASNTVNNDNGVSASFRVPAGVVIPFGSMDLALEENKSTKKFTTLLQKIETEGVENDALDKLCKQLQLLVSSLHLSDDIFDSIMSMFPDEARLIVRSSANVEDLAGMSAAGLYESIPNVSLSNPTVFSDAVSQVWASLFTRRAVLSRRAAGISQKDATMAVLVQEMLLPDLSFILHTLSPTEQDHNIVEAEIAPGLGETLASGTRGTPWRVLSGKFDRTVRTLAFANFSEEMAVSGADPADGEVHHLTVDYSKKPLTVDPKFRQQFSQHLGAIGLFLEQKFGCPQDVEGCLLGEDIYVVQTRPQPH, from the exons ATGGGTTCTATTTATCTACGCTCACTCCATTCCCAGTTCTTATTTCGGAAGCAACTCACATTCCGCCCAAACACGGCCATTTTCTATCCcaggatttctttttcttttcctttctctccGGGAATCAACCGCCGCTTTAATCCCTATAAGCGTCTCGTTTTTGCAGTTTCCGCTGCTCCCACTAT agaagaagaaaaaacgaGGGTGAAATTGTCTGCACCTGGAAAAGCATGCCTTAATATTTGCTTAGATCACCAAGTTAAATATGGTGAACATGTAGTTATTTTAGGGTCTGCAAAGGAATTGGGATCCTGGAAAAAACAGGTGCCTATGAGCTGGTCTGAACGCGGCTGGGTATGCGATTTCGAGTTTGATGGTGGTCAGTCTGCTGAGTTTAAATTTGTGATTGTTGGGAACGATAAGACTTTGGTATGGGAAACTGGGAATAATCGTATCCTGAAACTGCCTGAAGGAGGGAGTTATGTGATAGTATGCCACTGGAACTCGACAGGCGAGCCAGTGAAACTATTGCCTTTAGGTTTGGAAGATTATCGAGACAAAGTGGAGGGTGTTGGTCATAAGCCCACTGTCGATGCATCAGAGGTTGGAACAAGTCCTTTTGTCGGACAATGGCAGGGGAGGGCTGCCTCCTTCATCCAGTCGAATGAGCATCACGATAGAGAAGTTGAGAGGAAATGGGATACAACCGGTCTTAAAGGGTTGGCTCTAAAGCTAGTTGAAGAAGATAAAAATGCAAGGAATTGGTGGAGAAAG CTCGAAGTAGTTCGTGAGCTAATACATGAAAGTTTGGAAATTGGGGAACTGTTAGAGGCTCTAATATGCTCTGCTGTCTATTTAAAG TGGGTAAACACTGGCCAAATTCCTTGTTTTGAAGACGGCGGTCATCACCGGCCAAACAAACATGCTGAGATTTCCAGGGATATATTTTGTGAATTAGAAAAAATCACTTGTAGGAAAGACACTTCACCTCAG GAACTGCTTGTTATTCGCAAGATCCATCCTTGTTTGCCATCTTTTAAAGCAGAATTTACAGCACCTGTCCCACTGACTCGGATTAGAGACATTGCTCATCGGAATGATATTTCTCATGATCTGAAG CAAGAAATTAAGCATACAATACAGAACAAGCTTCATCGAAATGCTGGCCCTGAAGACTTAGTTTCGACAGAAGCAATGCTTGCAAGAATCACCAAGAATCCTGGAGAATATAGTGAAGCATTTATAGAACAATTCAAGATATTCCATCAGGAACTCAAAGATTTTTTCAATGCAGGAAG CCTCACTGAACAACTTGAGTCACTTAGAGAATCCTTGGATGAGCGAGGCGTTTCAGCTCTTGCAGCATTTCTAGAATGCAAAAAG AGTCTGGATGCTGCAGCAGAGTCAAATAGTGTTTTGGATTTAATCAAGACCATGCTTTCCTTGAGTGCTTTGAGACAAGTAATTGTAAAGGGCCTCGAAAGTGGTCTTAAAAATGATGCTTCTGATGCAGCCATAGCAATGCGTCAAAAG TGGCGGCTTTGTGAGATTGGCCTCGAGGACTATACCTTTTTCCTCTTAAGCAG GCTGCACAATACACATGAAGCTATGGGAGGAGCCAATTGGCTTGCAGATAATCTGGATACGAAGAAAGCTAGTTCTTGGAATAATCCACTTAGGTCCCTAATTCTTGGTGTTCATCAGCTTGGTTTATCTGGTTGGAAACCCGGAGAATGTGCTGCTATTGGAAGTGAGCTCACTGCATGGCAAGAGAAAGGTCTCCTTGACAAAGAAG GAAGCGAAGATGGAAAAAGAATTTGGGCATTAAGACTCAAAGCTACACTCGACAGGACAAGGAGGCTAACCGAGGAATATTCCGAAGCACTTCTGCAAATATTCCCTAAAAAAGTGCAG ATGCTTGGTAAAGCTCTTGAAATTCCGGAAAACAGCATAAGGACATATGCTGAAGCTGAGATTCGAGCTGG GGTAATTTTTCAGGTTTCAAAACTATGTACTTTTCTTCTGAAAGCTGTGAGAACAGCACTAGGTTCTCAAGGTTGGGATGTCCTTGTTCCAGGATccgtgtctgggacattggtTCAG GTTGAGACAATTGTCCCTGGATCACTGCCATCATCTTTGGAAGGACCTGTTATTCTCATGGTCAATAAAGCTGAAGGAGATGAGGAG GTGACAACAGCTGGATCCAATATTACCGGAGTCATACTTTTGCAGGAATTGCCTCACTTGTCTCATCTTGGTGTTAGGGCCCGACAA GAAAAGGTTGTCTTTGTTACATGTGAAGATGAAGAACAAGTTTCCAATATACAAAAGCACGCAGGAAAATACATGAG ACTAGAAGCATCATCAAGTGGCGTGAACCTATGTCCATCTTCAAATGATCGTGATGCTGTTTCTTTTAAGAAGAATCTTTCAAGTAATGGTTCATCTGCAGCCAAGGGGGTGGCTGTTAAAGTCCCGGCCTTTAATAAG GGAAATTTTTCCTTAAGACTTATACCACTTGCCAAGGCAGATGTACTAACTTCAGGAGCTAAGGCAGCTGCTTGCAGTCGTTTAGCTTCCTTGGCAGCAGCTTCCAATACGG TAAACAATGACAATGGTGTGTCAGCTTCATTTCGTGTTCCTGCTGGAGTAGTTATACCGTTTGGTTCGATGGACTTGGCTTTAGAGGAAAACAAATCGACGAAAAAATTCACGACTCTTCTACAAAAGATAGAAACAGAAGGAGTCGAGAACGATGCACTTGACAAACTATGCAAACAACTTCAGCTACTGGTCTCTTCCCTCCATCTCTCGGATGACATATTCGATAGCATCATGAGCATGTTTCCAGACGAAGCACGCTTGATTGTTCGTTCAAGTGCAAATGTGGAGGATTTGGCAGGGATGTCAGCTGCTGGACTTTACGAATCGATCCCAAATGTCAGTCTATCAAATCCAACAGTTTTTTCTGATGCTGTTAGTCAAGTATGGGCCTCACTCTTTACACGAAGGGCAGTGCTGAGCCGCCGAGCTGCTGGTATATCGCAGAAAGATGCTACAATGGCAGTGTTGGTCCAAGAAATGCTTTTACCGGATCTTTCATTCATACTCCACACACTCAGCCCAACTGAACAGGACCATAACATTGTTGAGGCTGAGATTGCTCCAGGGTTAGGCGAAACTCTTGCTTCAGGAACTCGTGGCACACCCTGGCGTGTATTGTCTGGGAAGTTTGACAGGACTGTCCGGACACTAGCATTTGCAAATTTCAGTGAGGAGATGGCAGTATCAGGTGCAGACCCTGCTGATGGGGAAGTTCACCATTTGACAGTAGACTACAGCAAAAAACCGTTAACAGTTGATCCTAAATTCCGTCAGCAGTTTAGTCAGCATCTCGGTGCCATTGGGCTTTTCCTGGAGCAGAAGTTTGGCTGCCCCCAAGATGTTGAAGGATGTCTTCTCGGGGAAGATATTTACGTGGTTCAGACACGCCCCCAACCCCACTAA
- the LOC107892823 gene encoding protein TRIGALACTOSYLDIACYLGLYCEROL 1, chloroplastic: MRTASQHHLMYYFSSRRGSCKFHQAIKPRVWNSSQISFTGRGQSLRFPAPIRKTRLFVISNTDDGYACAPLLEEERNTNNVPTLESETFFSEWFPPSFLWRGLSVLVLAGQVIIRILKGKVHWGNTLEQLERVGPKSVGVCLLTSAFVGMAFTIQFIREFTRLGLNRSIGGVLALAFSRELSPVVTSIVIAGRIGSAFAAELGTMQVSEQTDTLRVLGSNPIDYLVTPRVIASSLALPFLTLMCFTIGMASSALLADSVYGISINIILDSAQRVLQSWDIISAMIKSQVFGMIISIVSCAWGATTIGGAKGVGESTTSAVVISLVGIFMADFALSYCFFQRAGDSLKNCV, translated from the exons ATGCGAACAGCTTCTCAACATCATCTGATGTATTACTTTTCGAGCAG AAGAGGCTCTTGCAAATTCCATCAGGCGATTAAACCCAGAGTTTGGAATTCTAGTCAAATTAGCTTCACCGGAAGAGGTCAGAGTCTGCGATTTCCAGCACCAATCCGCAAAACCAGATTGTTTGTGATTTCAAACACAGATGATGGCTATGCATGTGCCCCTTTGCTAGAAGAAGAGCGCAATACGAACAATGTGCCCACTTTGGAATCAGAGACATTCTTTAGCGAATGGTTTCCTCCAAGTTTCTTATGGAGAGGATTGTCCGTTCTTGTCCTCGCGGGGCAGGTTATTATTCGGATTTTAAAGGGTAAAGTCCACTGGGGGAATACTCTCGAACAACTGGAGAGAGTTGGACCGAAATCAGTCGGGGTTTGTCTTCTAACCTCGGCATTTGTCGGCATGGCCTTCACCATTCAGTTCATTAGAGAATTTACCCGATTGGGTTTGAACCGATCAATTGGCGGGGTATTAGCCTTAGCATTCTCGAGGGAGCTAAGTCCTGTGGTTACATCGATTGTGATTGCTGGACGAATTGGAAGTGCATTTGCTGCAGAATTAGGAACGATGCAGGTTTCAGAGCAGACCGACACTCTAAGAGTTCTTGGATCGAACCCCATTGATTATTTAGTCACACCTCGAGTTATCGCTTCCTCTTTAGCTTTGCCGTTTTTGACTCTGATGTGTTTCACGATCGGGATGGCATCGAGTGCCCTTCTGGCCGATAGTGTTTACGGGATCAGCATTAATATCATCTTAGATTCAGCACAAAGGGTTTTACAATCATGGGATATAATTAGTGCAATGATTAAATCTCAGGTTTTCGGTATGATTATATCGATTGTGAGCTGTGCTTGGGGAGCCACCACAATTGGAGGAGCCAAAGGTGTTGGTGAGTCGACTACTTCCGCTGTGGTTATCTCACTAGTTGGTATTTTCATGGCGGATTTTGCACTCTCGTATTGCTTCTTCCAAAGGGCTGGAGATTCTTTGAAGAATTGTGTATAA